The following DNA comes from Spirulina major PCC 6313.
TCGCCCTAAAGGCGATCGCGGCTCCTATCGTCAATGGCAAGAAGACCAGATCGCGCCCCAAGTGGTGTTTGAGATTCTTTCGCCGGGAAATCGCCTCAAGGAAATGACGAAAAAACAACAGTTTTACGATCGCTATGGGGTGGAAGAATATTACATCTATGATCCTGACCGCCATGATTTTAATGGTCTGTATCGGGGTGACGAGACGCTGACTGTGATTGAAGATCTGCACAACTGGACGAGTCCACGGCTTGGGATTCGGTTTGAGTTAACCCCGGAAACGCTCGAAATTTACCGCCCCGATGGTCGCAAGTTTTTAACCACGTTGGAACTTGAGCAACGGGCAGAAACGGCACATCAACGGGCTGAACAGGAATACCAGCGGGCTGAACAAGAATATCAACGGGCTGAACGACTGGCGGCAAAACTGAAAACCCTCGGTATCGACCCCGATCAACTCTAGCCAGAAGCCTTTTTAACGAAAAGCCCTCTCCCGTGGGAGCTGCTGCTTATACACAAATCAAGCTCAAGAGTAGACACCCCGGCTTGATCCCCCCTAGCCCCCCTTAATCAAGCTAATCCTGTAGGGGTTTTACTAAGTCATATGTATTAGGGGGTTGAAGATATCCTGAGAGATAAAGCCCAGTAAGGCTATGGAGATTAGACTATGCCCAAAATGATGAGGAGTAAGCACAGTAGAGATGTCAGAGTTTAGCCAACTCAACNNNNNNNNNNNNNNNNNNNNNNNNNNNNNNNNNNNNNNNNNNNNNNNNNNNNNNNNNNNNNNNNNNNNNNNNNNNNNNNNNNNNNNNNNNNNNNNNNNNNTCAGGTTGTTGCATCAGCTCTCGGGCCAAGCTGTTGACTCCCTGCGACAGGCTA
Coding sequences within:
- a CDS encoding Uma2 family endonuclease; this encodes MTLSADRAIIYPDCDGQPMADNTQQFRWIVLIKENLELLFADQADVFVAGDLLWYPVEGHPEIRVAPDAMVIFGRPKGDRGSYRQWQEDQIAPQVVFEILSPGNRLKEMTKKQQFYDRYGVEEYYIYDPDRHDFNGLYRGDETLTVIEDLHNWTSPRLGIRFELTPETLEIYRPDGRKFLTTLELEQRAETAHQRAEQEYQRAEQEYQRAERLAAKLKTLGIDPDQL